The Neoarius graeffei isolate fNeoGra1 chromosome 25, fNeoGra1.pri, whole genome shotgun sequence genome includes a region encoding these proteins:
- the LOC132873644 gene encoding haloacid dehalogenase-like hydrolase domain-containing protein 2, whose product MASRCALKAVLIDLSGTLHIEDAAVPGAQEALARLRCAPVAVKFVTNTSEECKRTLLERLRRLSFDIEEREIFTSLTAARNLLEQKEMRPLLLVEDSALEDFTGIQTSDPNAVVIGLAPDHFNYEMLNKAFRLILDGAPLIAIHKARYYKRKDGLALGPGPFVTGLEYSTDTQATVVGKPEKTFFLEALRDLNCSPDEAVMIGDDARDDVGGAQNTGMLGILVKTGKYRAGDEDKINPPPHLTCESFPEAVHHILQHLLDTK is encoded by the exons ATGGCATCTCGCTGCGCACTTAAAGCCGTGCTCATTGATCTAAGTGGGACTCTTCACATCGAGGACGCGGCTGTACCTGGAGCTCAGGAAGCACTCGCAAG gttgcgTTGTGCTCCAGTGGCTGTCAAATTTGTAACGAACACATCAGAAGAATGTAAGAGGACGCTCCTTGAACGACTGCGACGTCTCAGCTTTGACATAGAAGAGCGGGAGATCTTTACCTCACTGACTGCAGCTCGAAACCTGTTGGAGCAGAAGGAGATGCGCCCCCTGCTGCTGGTGGAGGATAGTGCACTGGAGGACTTTACAG GTATACAAACTTCAGATCCGAATGCTGTTGTGATTGGCTTAGCGCCAgaccacttcaactatgagatgcTTAACAAAGCTTTCAG GCTCATTCTAGATGGTGCCCCTCTCATCGCCATCCATAAAGCCCGTTACTACAAGAGGAAAGACGGCCTGGCGTTGGGACCCGGACCGTTTGTGACGGGGCTGGAATATtccactgacacacaggccactgtTGTGGGCAAACCAGAGAAAACCTTTTTCCTGGAAGCGCTGCGGGATCTGAACTGCAGCCCTGACGAGGCCGTAATGATCGGAGAT GATGCTAGAGATGATGTTGGCGGAGCTCAGAACACAGGCATGCTGGGAATATTAGTCAAAACCG GTAAATACAGAGCAGgtgatgaagacaaaataaatCCTCCTCCTCACCTGACCTGTGAGAGCTTCCCCGAAGCTGTGCATCACATCCTTCAACATCTGCTAGACACCAAATAA